A window of Macrotis lagotis isolate mMagLag1 chromosome X, bilby.v1.9.chrom.fasta, whole genome shotgun sequence contains these coding sequences:
- the LOC141500848 gene encoding tropomyosin alpha-4 chain-like, with the protein MAGLNSLEAVKRKIQALQQQADEAEDRAQSLQRELDGEREQREKAEGDVAALNRRIQLVEEELHRVQERLATALQKLEEAEKAADESERGMKVIENRAMKDEEKMEIQEMQLKEAKHIAEEADRKYEEVARKLVILEGELERAEERAEVSELKCGDLEEELKNVTNNLKSLEAASEKYSEKEDKYEEEIKLLSDKLKEAETWA; encoded by the coding sequence ATGGCCGGCCTCAACTCTCTGGAGGCGGTGAAAAGGAAAATCCAGGCGCTGCAGCAGCAGGCGGATGAGGCGGAGGACCGAGCCCAGAGCCTGCAGCGGGAGCTGGACGGCGAGCGGGAGCAGCGGGAGAAAGCTGAAGGAGATGTGGCAGCTCTAAATCGACGGATCCAGCTAGTTGAGGAAGAGTTGCACCGGGTCCAGGAACGTCTGGCCACAGCCCTGCAGAAACTGGAGGAGGCAGAAAAGGCAGCCGATGAGAGTGAGAGAGGAATGAAGGTGATTGAGAACCGGGCAATGAAGgatgaagaaaaaatggaaattcaggaGATGCAGTTGAAGGAAGCCAAGCACATTGCAGAGGAGGCTGATCGAAAATATGAGGAGGTAGCCCGTAAATTGGTCATCCTTGAGGGTGAGCTGGAGCGAGCGGAAGAGCGTGCTGAGGTTTCAGAACTTAAATGTGGTGATCTGGAAGAGGAGCTGAAGAATGTCACCAACAACCTGAAATCCTTGGAGGCTGCATCTGAGAAGTATtctgaaaaagaagataaatatgaagaagaaatcaaacttCTGTCTGACAAACTTAAAGAGGCTGAGACCTGGGCTTAG
- the LOC141497478 gene encoding olfactory receptor 1f45-like, translating into MEGENHSRISEFILLGLSDQSKQESLLFLVFLIMYLITVLGNLFIILAIRIDSRLHTPMYFFLTNLSLIDICSTSTIIPKMLVNFISGNKAILYISCMAQVFFFLWFVGLDSIILVAMAYDRYMAICAPLHYATVMTPRVCVILFGMCWLWGCINALTHTILLTQLSFCGHNEISHFYCDLNMVIILACSDTFINNLVINTMGGLTAFIPFIGILISYIHIFAAVLRIRSSQGKWRAFSTCGSHLIVVCLFYGSIIGVYFSPTSTHTAKQDTVSAVMYTVVTPMMNPFIYSLRNRDMKRALRMLLIRKSGLSL; encoded by the coding sequence ATGGAAGGGGAAAATCATTCAAGAATCTCTGAGTTCATCCTCCTGGGCCTTTCAGACCAGTCAAAGCAGGAGAGCCTCCTGTTCCTTGTATTCCTGATTATGTATCTGATCACAGTGCTGGGGAACTTGTTCATCATTCTGGCCATTAGAATTGACTCTCGTCTCCACACCCCCATGTACTTCTTCCTTACCAACTTGTCCCTGATTGACATCTGCTCCACCTCCACCATCATCCCCAAGATGCTAGTTAATTTTATATCTGGGAACAAAGCAATTCTTTACATCAGTTGCATGGCacaagttttcttcttcctttggttTGTCGGATTAGATAGCATCATCCTTGTTGCCATGGCCTATGATCGCTACATGGCTATCTGTGCCCCATTACACTATGCTACAGTCATGACCCCAAGGGTTTGTGTCATTCTGTTTGGAATGTGCTGGCTTTGGGGTTGTATTAATGCCCTCACACATACTATTCTGCTGACCCAACTCTCATTCTGTGGTCACAATGAAATCTCTCATTTCTACTGTGACCTTAATATGGTAATAATATTGGCCTGCTCAGATACCTTCATCAATAACTTAGTGATCAACACAATGGGAGGACTGACAGCTTTTATTCCATTCATTGGCATTCTGATCTCCTACATTCACATTTTTGCCGCTGTGTTGAGAATCCGATCAAGTCAGGGGAAATGGAGAGCTTTCTCCACCTGTGGTTCCCATCTAATTGTGGTCTGTCTCTTCTATGGTTCGATCATTGGAGTATACTTCAGTCCCACATCTACACACACAGCAAAACAGGACACAGTATCGGCTGTAATGTACACTGTGGTTACTCCTATGATGAACCCTTTTATCTACAGCCTAAGGAACAGAGACATGAAACGAGCACTGAGGATGCTCCTCATCAGAAAATCAGGTCTCTCTTTGTAA
- the LOC141497479 gene encoding olfactory receptor 1f45-like, with the protein MEGENHSRVPEFILLGLSDQSEQERLMFLVFLNMYLITVLGNLFIILAIKTDSRLHTPMYFFLINLSLVDICFTTTTIPKMLFNYISGNKTILYISCMAQVFLFSWFVGLDSIILASMAYDRYLAICVPLHYTMVMTPRVCVFLVAMCWLWTCVNGLTHTILLTQLSFCGHTEIPHFFCDLNVMIRLACSDSFINNLVIYIMGGLTALIPFVGILISYIHIFVAVLRIPSAQGKWKAFSTCGSHLIVVCLFYGTIIGVYFSPTSTHTAQQDTVSAVMYTVVTPMMNPFIYSLRNKDMKRALRMLFIQKSGLSL; encoded by the coding sequence ATGGAAGGGGAAAATCATtcaagagtccctgagttcatccttctgggcctttcagaccAGTCAGAGCAGGAAAGGCTCATGTTTCTTGTATTCCTGAATATGTATCTGATCACAGTGTTGGGGAACTTGTTCATCATTCTGGCCATAAAGACTGATTCACGTCTCCACACTCCCATGTACTTCTTCCTTATCAACTTGTCCCTGGTTGACATCTGCTTTACTACCACCACGATCCCCAAGATGTTGTTTAATTATATATCTGGGAACAAAACAATTCTTTACATCAGCTGCATGGCACAAGTATTCCTCTTCAGTTGGTTTGTAGGATTAGATAGCATCATCCTTGCCTCTATGGCCTATGATCGCTACCTGGCTATATGTGTCCCATTACACTATACCATGGTTATGACCCCAAGAGTCTGTGTCTTTCTAGTAGCAATGTGCTGGCTTTGGACTTGTGTTAATGGCCTTACACATACTATTCTACTGACCCAACTTTCCTTTTGTGGTCACACTGAAATCCCTCATTTCTTCTGTGACCTCAATGTCATGATAAGATTGGCCTGCTCAGATAGTTTCATCAATAACTTAGTGATCTACATAATGGGAGGACTGACAGCTTTAATTCCATTTGTTGGTATTCTGATCTCCtacattcatatttttgtggCTGTGTTGAGAATACCATCAGCTCAGGGAAAATGGAAAGCTTTCTCCACCTGTGGCTCCCATCTCATTGTGGTCTGTCTCTTCTATGGGACAATCATTGGTGTATACTTCAGTCCTACATCCACACACACAGCACAACAGGACACAGTATCGGCTGTGATGTACACTGTGGTCACCCCTATGATGAACCCTTTCATCTACAGCCTAAGGAACAAAGACATGAAACGAGCACTGAGGATGCTCTTCATCCAAAAATCAGGTCTCTCTTTGTGA